One stretch of Leishmania panamensis strain MHOM/PA/94/PSC-1 chromosome 29 sequence DNA includes these proteins:
- a CDS encoding hypothetical protein (TriTrypDB/GeneDB-style sysID: LpmP.29.1730) encodes MPMLTEAEIAPSAIEEERKRLREATQHVTDIERQIDALHRELATARTRWEQLRLSVQWRELMAAVNADEDVYAVVERLTGAFAAFRESLVEPENYLQEQKGEVPNEEDIVPYSDTDDYADFSEVETVVEEVLATVKEQLESRTAASWPSSRNINCSSSCESSVSGEDPSCPDDELVMVQKAKATARRQALLKLLVITVLMGRVEQYCGFKLISEASNVPRSDAEEMRDGVTSVWQWLFHEQPGVLTAEESAEWKDIVRAFLGDSYAAAP; translated from the coding sequence ATGCCCATGCTCACCGAGGCCGAAATCGCTCCGTCTGCCATTGAGGAGGAGCGAAAGAGACTGCGAGAAGCGACACAACACGTTACAGATATTGAGAGGCAGATTGATGCGCTACATAGAGAGCTGGCGACGGCGCGCACACGgtgggagcagctgcgcttgaGTGTACAATGGCGAGAACTcatggcggcggtgaatgCTGACGAGGACGTGTATGCCGTGGTGGAGAGGCTGACGGGCGCCTTCGCCGCGTTCCGCGAGTCTCTCGTGGAGCCGGAGAACTACCTACAAGAGCAGAAAGGAGAGGTGCCGAACGAGGAGGACATCGTGCCATACAGCGATACAGACGACTACGCCGACTTTAGCGAAGTGgagacggtggtggaggaggtgctggccACTGTCAAGGAACAGCTAGAGTCACGCACGGCGGCGTCATGGCCGTCGTCCCGGAACATCAATTGCAGCTCCTCGTGTGAGTCCTCAGTGTCCGGTGAAGATCCCAGTTGCCCTGATGATGAGTTGGTGATGGTGCAGAAAGCGAAGGCTACAGCACGGCGTCAAGCCCTCCTGAAGCTGCTCGTGATTACGGTACTGATGGGCCGAGTGGAGCAGTACTGCGGGTTCAAGCTGATCTCAGAGGCCAGCAACGTGCCGCGGTCGGACGCGGAGGAGATGCGGGACGGTGTGACTTCGGTTTGGCAGTGGCTCTTCCATGAGCAGCCAGGGGTGCTCACGGCGGAAGAAAGTGCAGAGTGGAAGGACATTGTCCGCGCCTTTCTTGGGGACAGCTACGCTGCGGCACCTTAG